In the Topomyia yanbarensis strain Yona2022 chromosome 3, ASM3024719v1, whole genome shotgun sequence genome, one interval contains:
- the LOC131687327 gene encoding uncharacterized protein LOC131687327: MEYLANGVLFKRYGKMIRKSFVQTQSQRSKPKMTMGINPQQVGELTKFMELHPDLARGILNRADGRHNSNKLWDNIKERLNEKGPPMREVKEWKKVWADYKYNVKNKLQNNLNSIRKTGGGPNEIKNLNPFEESVVRSAGLEAAVNGVNGTKAFGANSNNLRLTSSTETDEGQSVDSPQRMEQYTTEWLEGNYTSELTEVNLVEDTANDENENQSTNCAPFLPRRRMNYKAEKLKLFKRYVEALEESNSIQRELLSAQKENCCVQQQLLEFKRRKYCQNVSNDSD, from the exons GAGCAAACCGAAAATGACCATGGGGATCAACCCTCAACAAGTTGGAGAATTGACCAAATTTATGGAGCTACACCCGGATCTCGCTCGTGGGATCCTCAACAGAGCGGACGGGAGGCACAACTCAAATAAATTGTGGGACAATATTAAAGAGCGTTTGAACGAAAAAGGTCCTCCCATGCGGGAAGTAAAGGAATGGAAAAAA GTTTGGGCAGATTATAAAtacaatgttaaaaacaaactacaaaacaatctaaacaGCATCCGCAAAACTGGAGGTGGGCCAAATGAGATAAAAAACCTCAACCCATTCGAAGAGAGCGTGGTCCGATCAGCGGGTTTGGAGGCGGCTGTTAATGGTGTCAATGGGACAAAGGCGTTTGGAGCCAACAGCAACAATCTCAGACTAACGTCATCGACAGAGACAGACGAAGGCCAATCAGTTGATAGCCCCCAGAGAATGGAGCAATACACTACGGAATGGCTAGAAGGAAACTACACGAGCGAGTTAACGGAAGTAAATTTGGTAGAAGACACTGCCAATGACGAgaatgaaaatcaatcaacaaACTGTGCACCATTTTTACCTCGCCGCCGCATGAACTATAAAGCCGAAaaactgaagctttttaaaagATACGTAGAAGCACTCGAAGAAAGCAATAGCATTCAAAGAGAGCTATTGTCTGCTCAAAAAGAAAACTGTTGCGTGCAACAACAGTTGCTCGAATTCAAACGAAGAAAATACTGTCAGAATGTTTCAAATGATAGTGATTAA